The Ensifer adhaerens genome contains a region encoding:
- a CDS encoding amino acid ABC transporter permease encodes MTGFELAAILGNPEYVAMLVHGIEMTFIIAVCSWTLAMTLAVILLAIRFSPGRIGNAVVAAYVSYHRNVPTLVQLMLWYFGIYTILPSGLSDWLSAHSAEMIFAVVGLGLCQAAYFSEDLRSGLRSVNPGQMEAARALGHGYLSAMRFVLIPQGVRNALPALVNHSVSLFKNSSLAIVIGAPELTHAVKEIENLSFRTFEIYLIGTVLYLFFSLLIMAAGAYLTWRADPANGARR; translated from the coding sequence GTGACGGGCTTCGAACTCGCCGCGATCCTCGGGAACCCGGAATACGTGGCCATGCTGGTGCATGGCATCGAGATGACCTTCATCATCGCCGTGTGCTCGTGGACCTTGGCGATGACGCTCGCAGTTATCTTGCTGGCGATCCGGTTTTCTCCCGGTCGCATCGGCAATGCGGTTGTCGCAGCCTACGTTTCCTACCACCGGAATGTGCCGACGCTCGTGCAGCTCATGCTCTGGTATTTCGGCATCTACACCATCCTGCCCTCAGGCCTTTCCGACTGGCTTTCCGCGCATTCGGCAGAAATGATCTTTGCCGTCGTTGGCCTCGGTCTCTGCCAGGCTGCCTACTTCAGCGAGGATCTGCGCTCCGGCCTTCGCTCGGTCAATCCGGGCCAGATGGAGGCCGCACGCGCCCTTGGGCACGGTTACCTCTCCGCGATGCGCTTCGTGCTGATTCCGCAGGGTGTTCGTAATGCCTTGCCGGCGCTCGTCAATCATAGCGTCTCGCTCTTCAAGAACAGCAGCCTTGCCATCGTGATCGGCGCCCCGGAGCTGACCCATGCGGTCAAGGAGATCGAGAACCTCTCCTTCCGAACCTTCGAAATCTACCTGATCGGTACGGTCCTCTATCTCTTCTTCTCGCTTC
- a CDS encoding SDR family oxidoreductase, producing the protein MSFSDYRTALVTGASSGIGAAVVERLRREGLEVHAVARSADALKALAERTGCISHAIDVTDRTALARLAAEVEFDILVNNAGVDRPKKFLEAEDGDIDLLIDVNLRAVLHLCRLIVPGMAERDRGHVINISSIAGNYNFNGNSTYHATKAGVSMLSNQLRIDTFGKRVRVTEICPGRVATDIFNHVHGNDPSIRERFIDGFELPQASDIADAIAFAIAAPVAVNIGHMEITPTLQVMGGLQTAKPQTAGKPKEPRS; encoded by the coding sequence ATGTCCTTTTCCGATTACAGAACCGCACTGGTGACGGGCGCATCCTCCGGGATCGGTGCTGCGGTCGTCGAGCGGCTGCGCCGCGAGGGTCTTGAGGTGCACGCGGTTGCCCGTAGCGCCGACGCGCTGAAAGCACTTGCCGAGCGCACGGGCTGTATTTCCCACGCTATCGATGTCACGGATCGTACCGCTCTGGCGAGACTTGCGGCCGAGGTCGAGTTCGACATCCTCGTGAACAATGCCGGCGTTGACCGGCCCAAAAAGTTTCTCGAGGCGGAGGATGGCGACATCGATCTCCTAATCGATGTCAACCTGCGCGCGGTTCTTCATCTCTGCCGGCTGATCGTGCCGGGCATGGCTGAGCGTGACCGCGGCCATGTCATCAACATCTCCTCGATTGCCGGCAACTACAACTTCAATGGCAACTCCACGTATCACGCGACCAAGGCTGGCGTCAGCATGCTCTCCAACCAGCTGCGCATCGATACCTTCGGCAAGCGCGTGCGCGTAACCGAGATCTGCCCAGGCCGGGTCGCGACCGACATCTTCAACCATGTGCACGGCAACGATCCCTCCATCCGCGAGCGCTTCATCGACGGTTTTGAACTGCCGCAGGCGAGCGACATCGCCGATGCCATAGCTTTTGCGATCGCCGCACCCGTCGCCGTCAATATCGGGCACATGGAAATCACTCCGACGCTTCAGGTGATGGGCGGACTGCAGACGGCCAAGCCGCAGACGGCAGGCAAACCGAAGGAACCAAGGTCGTGA
- the nac gene encoding nitrogen assimilation transcriptional regulator NAC: MDTRRLKSFIVIVDTGSITRAADVLHIAQPALSQQLAALEDHFGQKLLIRSQQGVSMTEAGKAVYRHAQIVLRQMDQAQADVKAAGASLVGRVSVGLVPFSSAATLSVDLLTETRKRHPGILLHLTESVGQTYSQMIMNGRLEMALIHGTGPIKGVRFEPVFVEEFHLVAHRDFGIEPGDTPLPLSVLNDVPLLLPPPYNFVRRAIDLSFTRARLSLNVVAEVEIVRTLGRAVSSGVGATIMPRAIAERIVAESSEPLVSRMVTPKIEETLSLCVSDQSELSEPALAVRSILMELTARLKA; the protein is encoded by the coding sequence ATGGATACCAGGCGTCTCAAATCCTTCATCGTCATCGTCGATACCGGCAGCATCACGCGCGCCGCCGACGTTCTTCACATCGCCCAACCGGCCCTCAGCCAGCAACTTGCCGCCCTGGAGGACCATTTCGGACAGAAGCTCTTGATCCGCAGCCAACAGGGAGTGTCGATGACGGAGGCGGGAAAGGCTGTCTACCGTCATGCCCAGATCGTTCTTCGCCAGATGGACCAGGCGCAGGCAGACGTGAAGGCAGCCGGCGCCTCGCTTGTCGGGCGCGTCTCGGTCGGTCTTGTGCCATTTTCAAGTGCTGCCACACTCTCCGTCGACCTGTTGACAGAGACGCGCAAGCGGCATCCCGGCATCCTGCTGCATCTGACCGAAAGCGTCGGCCAGACCTACAGCCAGATGATCATGAACGGCAGGCTGGAAATGGCGCTGATCCATGGCACGGGACCCATCAAGGGTGTCCGGTTCGAGCCAGTGTTCGTGGAAGAATTTCACCTCGTGGCGCATCGCGATTTCGGCATCGAACCGGGTGATACGCCGCTTCCGTTGAGCGTGCTGAACGATGTTCCGCTGCTTCTTCCGCCGCCCTACAACTTCGTGCGTCGGGCAATCGACCTTTCTTTCACGCGCGCGCGCCTGTCTCTGAATGTCGTGGCTGAGGTCGAGATCGTCCGCACGCTCGGGCGCGCCGTCTCAAGTGGCGTCGGCGCGACCATCATGCCGCGCGCGATCGCGGAACGGATCGTGGCTGAGTCCTCCGAGCCTCTGGTCTCGCGCATGGTGACGCCGAAAATCGAAGAGACCCTGTCGCTCTGCGTTTCCGATCAGAGCGAACTGTCGGAGCCGGCACTGGCGGTGAGATCCATCCTCATGGAGCTTACCGCCCGCCTAAAGGCCTAA
- a CDS encoding pyridoxal phosphate-dependent aminotransferase, translating to MPAIADRLKNVSVSASATMTQRARDLAANGIKVISLSSGEPDFPTPANAVEAAHAAALAGDTKYPPLDGTLALRQAVARKFKRDNSLDYDASEIVVAGGGKQIIFNAVLATCNPGDEVVIPAPSWISYADIVKFAGAVPVPVDCPQRNGFKLRAEDLETAITPRTKWLFLNFPNNPTGAACSRAEMKAIAEVMLRHPDVWIMTDDMYEHLIYDDFEFCTIAEVEPRLKDRVLTVNGASKAYAMTGWRLGFCGGPKDLIKAISNVNGQNSGGTSTITQAAVAAVLDGPQDILKERAAIYRKRRDFVVGRLSAIEGIRCHKPEGAFYVFPNIAELIGRTSRKGRRIENDTDFVLALLDEHHVTTVQGAAYGMSPFFRISYATSMEQLSQACDRISEFCIGLR from the coding sequence ATGCCTGCGATTGCCGACCGTCTGAAGAACGTTTCCGTTTCCGCTTCCGCCACGATGACCCAGCGCGCCCGCGATCTTGCGGCGAACGGCATAAAGGTCATCAGCCTTTCCTCCGGCGAGCCGGATTTTCCGACACCCGCCAACGCCGTGGAGGCCGCCCACGCCGCAGCGCTTGCCGGCGACACAAAGTATCCGCCGCTTGATGGCACGCTGGCGCTCCGGCAGGCCGTCGCGCGCAAGTTCAAGCGCGACAACAGCCTCGACTACGATGCCTCTGAAATCGTCGTTGCCGGCGGCGGCAAGCAGATCATCTTCAATGCGGTCCTTGCCACCTGCAATCCCGGCGACGAGGTCGTCATCCCGGCGCCCTCCTGGATCAGCTATGCGGATATCGTGAAGTTCGCCGGCGCCGTTCCGGTTCCCGTCGATTGCCCGCAGCGGAACGGTTTCAAGCTGAGGGCCGAAGACCTCGAAACCGCGATCACGCCGCGCACCAAGTGGCTGTTTTTGAACTTCCCGAACAACCCGACCGGTGCTGCCTGCTCGCGCGCCGAGATGAAGGCGATCGCCGAGGTGATGCTCCGGCACCCGGACGTCTGGATCATGACCGACGATATGTACGAGCACCTGATCTACGACGACTTCGAATTCTGCACGATTGCCGAAGTCGAGCCCCGTCTCAAGGATCGCGTGTTGACGGTCAACGGTGCCTCGAAGGCCTATGCGATGACCGGCTGGCGTCTTGGATTCTGCGGCGGCCCGAAGGACCTGATCAAGGCGATCAGTAACGTCAACGGCCAGAACAGCGGCGGCACCTCAACGATCACCCAGGCCGCTGTTGCAGCGGTGCTCGACGGTCCACAGGACATCCTCAAGGAGCGGGCGGCGATCTACAGGAAGCGGCGCGACTTCGTGGTTGGGCGGCTGAGTGCAATCGAGGGCATCCGCTGCCACAAACCGGAAGGCGCATTCTACGTTTTTCCAAACATCGCCGAACTCATCGGCCGGACCAGCAGGAAGGGTCGCAGGATTGAGAACGACACGGATTTCGTCTTGGCGCTGCTCGACGAACATCATGTGACGACCGTGCAGGGCGCGGCCTACGGCATGAGCCCGTTCTTCCGTATTTCCTATGCCACCAGCATGGAACAGCTGAGCCAGGCTTGCGATCGCATCTCCGAATTCTGCATCGGCTTGCGCTAA
- a CDS encoding 5-oxoprolinase subunit PxpA, with protein MKVDLNSDMGEGFGPYSLCDDEAMMDVVTSANVACGFHAGDPETMVRMVRLARARGVDVGAHPGLPDRQGFGRRELPFGPDELRQQMLYQLGALVAITRAEGVRVSHVSFHAAMGNMVNRDPTLAAAMMAAIRAVDPDLIVFGTSGSIIERAALDAGLKTLTLFLADRAYDAEGKLVPRGQPGALVKEEPRLRARVRQFLIEGTVTAIDGTVIPMQARSILVHSDTPGSLELARTVRSEIEATGGVVTPVSKLLG; from the coding sequence ATGAAGGTGGATCTCAATTCCGACATGGGCGAGGGTTTCGGACCCTATTCGCTCTGTGATGACGAGGCGATGATGGATGTCGTGACCTCCGCCAACGTCGCCTGCGGCTTCCATGCCGGCGACCCGGAGACGATGGTCCGGATGGTGCGTCTCGCGCGGGCGAGGGGAGTGGACGTCGGCGCCCATCCGGGCTTGCCGGACCGGCAGGGCTTCGGGCGCCGGGAACTGCCCTTCGGTCCCGACGAACTGCGCCAGCAGATGCTCTACCAACTGGGCGCGCTGGTCGCGATCACCCGTGCGGAAGGTGTGCGCGTCTCCCATGTCAGTTTTCACGCTGCAATGGGCAACATGGTCAATCGCGACCCGACCCTGGCAGCCGCGATGATGGCGGCGATCCGTGCCGTCGATCCCGATCTGATTGTCTTTGGTACGTCCGGCAGCATCATTGAACGCGCAGCGCTCGATGCTGGGCTGAAGACGCTCACCCTCTTCCTTGCGGACCGCGCTTATGACGCCGAGGGCAAGCTCGTGCCCCGCGGACAACCCGGTGCCCTCGTCAAGGAGGAGCCTCGGTTGCGCGCAAGGGTGCGGCAGTTCCTGATCGAAGGCACAGTCACCGCCATCGACGGGACCGTGATCCCGATGCAGGCCCGCTCCATCCTCGTGCACAGCGATACGCCGGGTTCGCTTGAACTTGCCCGTACCGTCCGCAGCGAAATCGAGGCGACAGGCGGCGTGGTCACGCCTGTCTCCAAGCTGCTGGGCTGA